The Phoenix dactylifera cultivar Barhee BC4 chromosome 12, palm_55x_up_171113_PBpolish2nd_filt_p, whole genome shotgun sequence genome has a window encoding:
- the LOC103715501 gene encoding phosphatidylinositol:ceramide inositolphosphotransferase-like isoform X1, with product MTLYIAREASKLWRKVFMETSVELQLLLEKWKLLLAGLVFQYIHGLATRGVHYLHQPGPTLQDLGFMILPELGKERGYISESVFTVIFLSFVLWTFHPFIYHSKRFYTVLLWRRVLAFLVACQVLRIITFFSTQLPGPNYHCREGSELARLPRPDSVVEVLLINFPRGIVYGCGDLIFSSHMIFTLVFVRTYQKYGSKRFVKLLAWLLAIIQSLLIIASRKHYTVDVVVAWYTVNLVVFFVDNRLPEMPDRTGGSPPLLPLSVKEKDSRAKEENHKLLNGNSGENADWRQRPQVNGKHAEDGNHVHSEATLNGTRR from the exons ATGACGCTTTACATTGCTCGCGAGGCTTCCAAG CTATGGAGGAAGGTTTTCATGGAGACGTCTGTGGAACTTCAGCTTCTGCTGGAGAAATGGAAGCTTCTGCTTGCAGGACTCGTTTTCCAG TATATTCATGGATTGGCTACTCGTGGAGTTCATTATTTACATCAACCTGGACCAactcttcaagatcttggattcATGATCCTTCCG GAACTTGGGAAAGAAAGAGGTTACATCAGTGAGAGTGTGTTTACTGTCATCTTTTTGTCTTTTGTACTG TGGACATTTCATCCTTTCATATATCACAGCAAACGCTTCTACACTGTTCTACTCTGGCGCAGAGTATTGGCATTTTTAGTT GCTTGCCAAGTTTTACGGATCATTACATTTTTTTCCACTCAACTTCCTGGTCCTAATTATCACTGCCGTGAG GGTTCAGAGCTTGCTAGACTGCCCAGACCAGACAGTGTAGTTGAAGTGCTTCTCATTAACT TCCCACGAGGAATCGTTTATGGTTGTGGGGATTTGATATTTTCATCACACATGATATTTACACTGGTTTTTGTGCGTACATACCAGAAGTATGGCTCTAAAAG GTTTGTCAAGCTGCTTGCCTGGTTGCTGGCTATCATTCAGAGTCTACTCATAATAGCTTCACGCAAGCATTACACAGTAGATGTTGTTGTTGCATG GTATACTGTAAATTTGGTGGTATTCTTTGTTGACAATAGACTACCAG AAATGCCAGATCGAACTGGTGGATCCCCGCCATTGCTGCCCTTGAGTGTCAAAGAAAAGGACAGCAGGGCCAAAGAAGAGAACCACAAGCTGTTAAATGGGAATTCAGGAGAGAATGCAGATTGG